A single Phoenix dactylifera cultivar Barhee BC4 chromosome 1, palm_55x_up_171113_PBpolish2nd_filt_p, whole genome shotgun sequence DNA region contains:
- the LOC103718350 gene encoding putative disease resistance protein RGA3, with product MAAAILSSIIKWMINNVVKAPSIATASWPLSSQQCEVQEDLLKLERTLLRIQAVLSDAEEREIRDESVKLWLTELKGLAYDAEDVLRDYGYEMLRAKAEGQGLPWPTTGKRKLEEVSQTIAAASISIPTKVSDPDGMARRIQEIRMKFDEIAEARKDLRLREDDGVRKVDSKLRPPPTTPYVNESCVYGREDDKKWIVDTLLSESGRGENFSVIPIVGMGGIGKTTLVRLVYNDSRVRQYFNSRVWINVSLDFDVVRLCKAIIQSITMEPCELTELSAVQQALKEELKGKKLLLVLDDVWNEKLNLWDNFRVALTGGGWRKIIVTTRNESVARIMQTVLPYRLGCLPEDQSWLLFQQCAFDGLEPKEHPNLVEIGEKIVRKCNGLPLALKTLGGLLRFETAEERWEDILHSDLWELDEEEDDILPALKLSYHWMPTHLKPCFIYCSLFPKNYLFKKDHLVKLWMGEGLIQYKKNRRDEDTGRQYFDDLLRRSFFQFSQIDLDELPQIRDRLHFSQVSDGDELLQKFLVLSGNGDHELFVMHDLISDLAQSIAGKECCIIKDEKVSNITTEARHLSLIPFGRKEKEQTKSAMFESRVLRTLLYINRMVNTWDRGAVGDGELLDVNMHKDLFLNLGCLRVMDLSYTRVKELPDSISQLKHLCYLGLQGSKIQSLPDSICNFYYLQTLDLKYCNSLRQLPKGIVKLINLRHLELPMKDFASEVSLPPGIGKLTSLQTLSAFNVGRDSRHCRIDELKQLRNLRGQLGIAGLQNVASGKEAREAKLKGKEHLQTLALSWSVRDGDRPSSSKNKHMFKQGDDEDNLNMAGTMEATDQSLTVDKFVADCVLESLEPNSNLRELIVRGYYGTKFPSWLGDQTFSRLTTVVLSKCHNCKFLPPLGQLPCLQDLLIGKMNGVQNVGSEFLGHIAASSSKAFQALKKLDVEWMKEWEEWNGVKDGDFPCLRSLVIKHCSKLQGLPLLSSSLEELEMEDVEGLTALPALRSLKSLDLGGKWNNKLWSSSLELKTLQSLRISFSMNLRILHLHEILLKLKNLEIEHCPKLTSVVGLHELPSLERLELYALPELQISPDYQLPSSLQTFHVTSCANMTLLPLHQHLPVLKELSIINCPQLVSVVGLQNLVSLESLSISACPELLLSLQEVLPPSLQSLEISSCDKLNSLPLLHENLSALEELKIEDCQQLATVVGLHNLASLQCMEISFCPLLQFSTDEQLRSSNVDIDIMECPGLTEWCQRHGIKQVQNDDWDDEGLDEDKFDVDEEAENYSECEDEAKENWDGPEAVDDID from the exons ATGGCTGCTGCGATCTTATCCTCCATAATCAAATGGATGATCAACAACGTAGTAAAGGCTCCAAGTATAGCTACGGCTTCTTGGCCTTTATCATCCCAGCAATGTGAAGTACAAGAGGATCTACTGAAGCTCGAGAGGACCCTGCTAAGGATTCAAGCCGTCCTCAGTGATGCAGAGGAGAGGGAGATAAGAGACGAGTCCGTGAAGCTTTGGCTGACGGAGTTAAAAGGCTTAGCTTACGATGCTGAGGATGTATTGAGGGATTATGGGTATGAAATGCTACGAGCCAAAGCTGAGGGCCAAGGACTACCATGGCCTACTACTGGCAAGCGGAAGCTAGAAGAGGTAAGTCAAACAATCGCTGCTGCCTCAATTTCTATTCCAACCAAAGTTTCAGACCCAGATGGCATGGCACGTAGAATCCAGGAAATCAGAATGAAATTTGATGAGATTGCGGAGGCTCGCAAGGACCTTCGCCTAAGAGAGGATGATGGAGTGAGAAAGGTTGACAGTAAGCTGCGGCCGCCGCCGACCACCCCTTATGTTAATGAATCCTGTGTTTATGGGAGAGAGGATGATAAGAAGTGGATAGTAGATACGTTGTTATCAGAGAGTGGCAGGGGGGAGAATTTTTCAGTCATTCCAATTGTTGGAATGGGTGGAATCGGAAAGACAACCCTTGTCCGTCTTGTTTACAATGATTCAAGGGTGCGCCAGTATTTCAATTCAAGGGTATGGATCAATGTCTCACTAGATTTTGATGTAGTCAGGTTATGTAAAGCAATCATCCAATCCATCACAATGGAACCTTGTGAGCTGACAGAACTAAGTGCAGTTCAACAAGCTCTGAAGGAGGAATTGAAAGGAAAGAAGTTATTGCTTGTATTGGATGACGTTTGGAATGAGAAACTAAATCTTTGGGATAACTTCAGGGTGGCATTGACAGGCGGAGGATGGCGTAAAATTATAGTTACCACTCGTAATGAATCGGTCGCGAGGATCATGCAGACAGTTCTTCCCTATCGCCTTGGCTGCTTACCAGAAGACCAAAGTTGGTTGCTATTTCAACAGTGTGCATTTGATGGTCTAGAACCCAAAGAACATCCAAACTTGGTAGAAATTGGGGAGAAGATAGTCAGAAAGTGTAATGGCTTGCCATTGGCTTTGAAAACCCTCGGTGGCCTTCTACGCTTTGAAACAGCCGAGGAGAGGTGGGAGGATATCTTGCATAGTGATCTGTGGGAgctagatgaagaagaagatgatattTTGCCTGCTCTGAAGCTGAGCTATCATTGGATGCCAACACATCTCAAACCATGCTTTATTTATTGCTCCTTGTTTCCCAAAAATTACTTGTTCAAGAAGGACCATTTGGTGAAGCTGTGGATGGGTGAAGGGTTGATCCAGTATAAGAAAAACAGGCGTGACGAAGACACTGGAAGGCAGTATTTTGATGACTTGCTAAGACGATCATTCTTCCAATTCTCTCAAATTGATTTGGATGAGTTGCCCCAAATCCGGGATCGTCTTCATTTCTCCCAAGTTAGTGATGGTGATGAGCTGCTGCAAAAATTCCTTGTCCTCTCAGGGAATGGGGATCACGAGTTGTTTGTTATGCATGATCTCATTAGTGATCTAGCACAATCGATTGCAGGGAAAGAGTGTTGCATAATAAAGGATGAGAAGGTAAGCAACATAACTACTGAAGCTCGCCATTTATCTCTAATCCCATTTGGTAGGAAGGAAAAGGAGCAAACTAAATCGGCCATGTTTGAAAGCAGAGTGCTGCGAACATTGCTATATATAAACAGGATGGTGAACACATGGGATCGAGGTGCTGTGGGGGATGGCGAACTCTTGGATGTtaacatgcacaaggatttgTTCCTGAATTTGGGATGCTTGCGGGTGATGGATCTGAGTTATACAAGAGTAAAGGAGTTGCCGGATTCCATCAGCCAACTGAAACACCTTTGCTACCTTGGCCTCCAGGGTAGTAAAATCCAAAGTCTGCCTGACTCCATATGTAACTTTTACTATCTGCAGACGTTGGACCTGAAGTATTGCAACAGCCTGCGACAGTTGCCGAAAGGAATTGTGAAGCTTATTAATCTGCGGCATCTTGAACTTCCGATGAAGGATTTTGCTTCTGAAGTCAGTCTGCCACCTGGAATTGGAAAACTAACGAGCCTTCAAACACTTTCAGCATTTAATGTGGGAAGAGACAGCAGGCATTGCAGAATTGATGAGTTGAAGCAACTGAGGAACCTTAGAGGGCAGCTTGGCATTGCAGGGCTTCAAAATGTGGCCAGCGGCAAGGAAGCCAGGGAAGCCAAGCTAAAGGGCAAGGAGCACCTTCAAACACTGGCCTTGTCATGGAGTGTTCGAGACGGCGACCGGCCTAGTAGTTCTAAGAACAAGCATATGTTTAAGCAGGGTGATGATGAAGACAATCTAAACATGGCAGGCACCATGGAGGCTACCGATCAGAGTCTCACCGTCGACAAGTTTGTGGCTGATTGTGTTCTTGAGAGCCTCGAACCAAATAGCAACCTCAGAGAACTAATCGTGAGAGGTTATTACGGTACCAAATTTCCTAGCTGGTTGGGTGACCAAACCTTCTCCAGACTGACCACTGTTGTGCTCTCCAAATGCCATAATTGCAAATTCCTCCCGCCGCTTGGCCAGCTCCCATGCCTCCAAGATCTTTTGATTGGCAAAATGAATGGAGTTCAAAATGTTGGGTCCGAGTTCTTAGGCCACATTGCTGCAAGTTCTTCCAAGGCTTTCCAAGCACTGAAGAAGCTGGATGTTGAATGGATGAAAGAATGGGAGGAATGGAACGGGGTCAAGGATGGGGACTTCCCCTGTCTCCGTTCGCTTGTCATCAAACACTGCTCCAAGTTGCAGGGACTGCCCCTCCTTTCATCTTCACTGGAGgaattggagatggaagatgttGAAGGACTCACTGCTCTTCCTGCCCTTCGATCACTCAAAAGTTTAGACTTGGGAGGCAAATGGAATAACAAGCTCTGGTCCTCCTCTTTAGAACTCAAAACTCTTCAGTCCTTGCGTATTTCCTTCTCTATGAACTTGAGAATCCTTCACCTCCATGAGATCCTCCTTAAACTGAAGAATCTGGAGATTGAGCATTGCCCGAAGCTCACTTCAGTGGTGGGTTTGCATGAACTCCCCTCCCTTGAGCGCTTGGAATTGTATGCATTACCTGAACTCCAGATCTCACCAGATTATCAGCTTCCATCATCACTTCAGACCTTTCATGTAACAAGCTGTGCTAACATGACACTACTTCCTCTACATCAGCATTTGCCTGTCCTGAAGGAACTATCAATAATAAACTGCCCACAGCTTGTGTCGGTGGTGGGCTTGCAGAACCTTGTCTCCCTCGAAAGCTTGTCTATATCCGCGTGTCCTGAGCTCTTGCTCTCATTACAGGAAGTGCTGCCACCTTCTCTTCAGTCCTTGGAAATTTCCAGCTGCGATAAGTTGAATTCCCTTCCTCTGCTGCATGAGAACCTTTCAGCActcgaggagctgaagattgAGGACTGTCAGCAGCTTGCAACAGTGGTGGGGCTTCACAACCTTGCCTCCCTCCAGtgtatggagatatccttctgTCCCTTGCTCCAATTCTCAACTGATGAACAGCTAAGATCCTCCAATGTGGATATAGATATCATGGAATGCCCAGGGTTGACTGAATGGTGCCAAAGGCATGGAATAAAACAAGTTCAG aatgaCGATTGGGATGATGAAGGGCTGGATGAAGATAAATTTGATGTCGATGAGGAAGCGGAAAATTATAGTGAATGTGAAGATGAAGCTAAGGAAAACTGGGATGGACCAGAGGCTGTGGATGATATTGACTGA
- the LOC103718357 gene encoding putative disease resistance protein RGA3, translating into MAGGVLSSVIQAIDKLAAHIRQLSGSSSLEPCSVEDLDKLKKTLLRIQDSVQDSEREIGDASTKVWLSELEVSAYDIENILMESQFLGYGAEQRTRMDAPSKRKRDQVCNSVKAPLPDDVAHKIMEIRRRVDEAATEWAAIHLTQSDGRRWLESTGGHLLSGFQIDESFVYGREDDKENVIKLVLSDDCKRDEVSVIPIVGMAGVGKTTLAQLVYNDSRICEHFTTRGWVHVSQNFDVTRLTRAILESITGKPCDSNELIELQGTLMEVLSGKRLLLVLDDVWNEKESTWACLMSPFSSAEMSKVVVTTRFVKVAKIMQTVVPYQLHNLTEDKCWQLFHRFAFDGQDPNEHPNLIEIGKKIAAKCHGWPLAAKTLGGQLRFETDEESWKDILEGDLSELVGENQ; encoded by the coding sequence ATGGCAGGTGGAGTTCTATCCTCCGTTATACAGGCAATTGACAAGTTGGCAGCACACATCCGACAATTGTCTGGGTCATCATCATTGGAGCCATGCAGCGTTGAAGATCTGGACAAGCTGAAGAAGACACTGCTGAGGATTCAAGACAGTGTTCAGGATTCAGAGAGGGAAATAGGAGATGCATCAACAAAAGTATGGTTGAGCGAGCTCGAAGTCTCAGCttatgatatagaaaatatattgatgGAGTCTCAATTTCTGGGATACGGTGCAGAGCAGCGGACTCGGATGGATGCTCCCAGCAAGAGAAAGCGAGACCAGGTATGTAACTCTGTTAAAGCTCCACTTCCAGATGACGTAGCACATAAGATTATGGAAATTAGAAGAAGAGTTGATGAGGCAGCAACTGAATGGGCTGCCATCCATTTGACACAGAGTGATGGAAGGAGGTGGCTTGAGAGTACAGGAGGGCATTTGCTTTCTGGCTTCCAAATAGATGAGTCATTTGTTTATGGAAGGGAGGATGATAAAGAGAATGTAATTAAATTGGTCTTATCAGATGACTGCAAGCGAGATGAAGTTTCTGTCATTCCAATTGTTGGTATGGCAGGTGTAGGGAAGACCACACTTGCTCAGCTTGTTTACAATGACTCAAGGATATGTGAGCATTTCACAACAAGGGGATGGGTCCATGTATCTCAAAATTTCGATGTTACGAGGCTAACAAGGGCAATTTTAGAATCTATCACTGGGAAACCTTGTGATAGCAACGAACTAATTGAGCTTCAAGGAACACTAATGGAAGTATTGAGCGGAAAGAGGCTCTTGCTTGTTTTGGATGATGTATGGAATGAGAAAGAAAGTACCTGGGCATGTTTAATGTCTCCGTTCAGTAGTGCAGAGATGAGTAAAGTTGTTGTGACCACCCGATTTGTAAAGGTTGCTAAGATCATGCAGACTGTAGTTCCCTACCAATTGCACAACTTGACTGAAGATAAATGTTGGCAGTTATTCCATCGTTTTGCATTTGATGGCCAGGATCCTAATGAGCACCCGAACTTGATAGAAattggcaagaagattgcagCAAAATGCCATGGATGGCCTTTGGCTGCAAAGACATTGGGAGGGCAGCTCCGCTTTGAAACTGATGAAGAGAGCTGGAAGGATATCTTAGAAGGTGATCTATCTGAGTTGGTGGGAGAAAACCAATGA